A stretch of DNA from Fibrobacter sp. UWB11:
TCACACGGAAAGAACCGCCAGCATCGACCGAGAACAAGAAACCTGTTTCGTCATCGATGGTCTGCGTTGCAAAACGTGCCGAAGCTGCCCAATTGAAAATCTTGGAATGGCTACCGAAACCGGCCAAAAGCGACCAGGCATAAGAGCCATATTCCGAAGTCTTGAGACCATTCTCGTCACGACCTTCGATGTCATCGTAACCTAAAAAGTCCACCGCGAATGCAAGAGTAAACTTGTCCGCAATAGGAAGTCCGTAATAAGCAGAAACGAAATTATCCGCACCGCCCGTGCCAAAAATCACCTGACTCAAGCCAAATTCCGCTTCGTTTGCGACACTCATCGCGAGCGGATTGCGCGAAACTTCCGAAACACGGCCAGGGTCAGCAACACCGGCACCCGAAAGTGCGGCTGCACGCGGCGAGACCTGCATCGAAAGGAACTTCATCGTCACGCCACCCGGGTCCAAATGCCAATACTCCCCGGCAAACGCGAGAGAACCTACGGTAAGCGCAAACGAAAGTAACTTTTTGAACATACGATTAATAAGATACAAAAAAGTAGGAAGCCAGAGTTCGTCTAAACGCGCCAGCCTTCCATAATCTTGAGGCAGTCCGCGAGGAGTTCTGCACTGCGGTCCTTGCCTTCGGTTTCCACGTAGCAGCGGAATTCCGGGGCGTTTCCGCTCGGGCGCAAGTGAATGATATCGCCAGAATCAAATTCCATGCGATAGCCATCGACTTCGTTCAAGGAAACAATCTTGCCCTGGAATGTCTTGTCCTTTGCAAACTTGGAGGGCTTTGCAGCAAGAGCGCCGAACAACTTTTCGCCGAGATTCTTTTCGCGGATTTCGGCAAGCTTAGCCTTGGACTTTTCAGTCGGAAATTCCTTGAGGCGGTCGCTCACGGTAAAGCGCTTGGGCAACTTGCGGAGAATGTCCACAACGCACATGCGTTCTTCGCGAACCATCACCATCACGGCAATCATCGGGAGGAGCGCGTCACGCGTCGGGAGAGCCTTGAGCGTACGAGATTCACGCTTGTCGCCCTTCACAAATTCACGAGTTAAATCCGTTTCAAGCAAAAAGCCGCCGTTTGCTTCGTAACCGGCAACGCTTACGTTCTTGTCGTTTGCATCGACCAAGCTTTCCATGCCCGCAATTACATAAGGGCTACCAATGCGGGTGCGGCAAATCTTTTCGAAACTGCCAGATTTTTCGAGCGACGTATTGCAACTCACCGGAGTTGCAATGCGCTTGATACCAAGCGCCTGGGCAGCGAGGATGCCCAGCACGTCGCCACGCAGCCACATGCCCACATCGTCTGCCAAAAGCGGACGGTCTGAATCACCATCCGTGCTGAACACGGCATCCACGTAATACTTGTGCGTAAATTCGCGAGCAAGTTCTTCGTCTTCCTTGCGGATTGCTTCGGTATCGACCGGAACAAACACATCGCTACGGCCAAACGGCTTGACCGTCGCACCGAGGCTTTCGAGAACCTTCACCACGATGTCACGGCCCACAGCGGAATGCTGGTAAACGCCAATCGTGAGTCCGTGCAGAGCATCGCTACCGAAAAAGTCCGGATAGCGCTTGCAGTAATTTGCTTCGGCTTCCGCCTCGACCGCCGGGAGTTCCGGCGCAGCCTTCAGCATGCCCTTGTCGTCAAAAAGCGCTTCGTCGAAATCCACCGACTGCGAAACAATTCCCTGTTCGTCAGCCTTCGTGATTTCGCCATTCGGGTGGTTAAACTTGATACCGTTACGGTCTGCCGGGATGTGGCTGCCCGTCACCATGATAGTCGGCAAATGCTTGTCGATACCGTACATCGCAATAGCCGGGCTCGGAATGCGGCCGCAGTAAATGACCTTCCAATTTGCATCGACGCCAGCCTGCACGAGCGACTTCAAGATACGTTCCGTGCTCGGACGCAAATCACCCGCAATCGCAATCGTATGTTCGCACTTGTAAGACGTTTCGCAATACTTGATAAAAGAACGTGCATACACATAGCACACACGGTCGGTCATAGCGCTCACGAGACCGCGGGCACCGCTCGTACCAAACGCCACCCCGGACTGTTTCATAACATCTTGCATAGCAACGGACATAGAAAACCTCTGTTTAATAGACGGCAAAAAGTAGACAGTAAAAATCCACTAAAACCGCCAAATGATTTTACAAAACACAAGATAGAAAAAGCAAGGAGATGCCTAGAGGCGTTCTACCGATAATTGCATTACCTAGCGGCTTTACCCGTCACGCGATAGCGAACAACTTTTCCTTTGCGTTCCGTGCGGATAAACAGAGACTGTTCTTTCGCATCAAAATACAATTGCGGTTCGTGGGAATGTATAGCTCGCACAGCCGGCAGCGATCTAATCGCGTTCGTCGAATCGCTTGGCACCGAATCTTTCACGGTAGAATCGCTCACCACCACGGAATCTTTTTTCGTTGTATCCGGAGCCGGTTCCGACGCCTTTAAAAGTTCCAACATCTTTTCGGCATAGCGCTTGCCAAACGTTTCGTAACCATCACGCGTAAAATGCAACGTGTAATTAGGTTCCTTGAGTGCAGGGCACCCCGCCGCCGAAATCAAGTGGCCATTCGGAATCAAGTCCGCGGCTTCCTTCACGGCGGTATTTCTCCAGCCGAGATCGCCGCCAGCAGCTGTTGTCGCAAGTTCGCCGATTAAAATCGGAGTTTTTTCTGGGTCAAGTTCCAAAGCCGCAATCAAGTCCTCATAAACTTTTTTCACACGCTTGGGCCAATCATTCATCTGGTAGTCCGCTTCGCCCTGATGGAATAGGAACCCCTTGATAACGCCCTTCTGCTTTGCAATTTTTCCCATCTCTACAATTCGTTTGTACAAATCACCGCCATATTCATCGTAATACTTTAACCACCAAGTATCACCTTTATTTTTTGCACTTTGTACATAAGCCTTATTGCGATCTTTATCAAAAAGGTCAATACTTTGTCCGCCAATGGCAACATTTGCAACCGCCACCGTGATGCTATCAGGGAGGTTTTCAATCATGGTGCGTCCAAAAATATCGACGATACCGACCTTGGATTCGCTATGGCCCATCGGAGGCGCCGCTGGATAAAACTCGCCCACTTTTTGATTTGAATGGTTTGCCGCTCGCAACACAAGGAATCTAGGATTCGTCTCCTTATCCTTGCTAGTGACCGTAGCCTGTCCTGACATATTGGATTGCCCGTAAGCTAAATAGATGTGCAAATTAGGGTCTTGCGCAAAGCAAATCGAAGACGCAAG
This window harbors:
- a CDS encoding phosphomannomutase; the protein is MSVAMQDVMKQSGVAFGTSGARGLVSAMTDRVCYVYARSFIKYCETSYKCEHTIAIAGDLRPSTERILKSLVQAGVDANWKVIYCGRIPSPAIAMYGIDKHLPTIMVTGSHIPADRNGIKFNHPNGEITKADEQGIVSQSVDFDEALFDDKGMLKAAPELPAVEAEAEANYCKRYPDFFGSDALHGLTIGVYQHSAVGRDIVVKVLESLGATVKPFGRSDVFVPVDTEAIRKEDEELAREFTHKYYVDAVFSTDGDSDRPLLADDVGMWLRGDVLGILAAQALGIKRIATPVSCNTSLEKSGSFEKICRTRIGSPYVIAGMESLVDANDKNVSVAGYEANGGFLLETDLTREFVKGDKRESRTLKALPTRDALLPMIAVMVMVREERMCVVDILRKLPKRFTVSDRLKEFPTEKSKAKLAEIREKNLGEKLFGALAAKPSKFAKDKTFQGKIVSLNEVDGYRMEFDSGDIIHLRPSGNAPEFRCYVETEGKDRSAELLADCLKIMEGWRV
- a CDS encoding sialate O-acetylesterase — its product is MRKFFFLTMLASSICFAQDPNLHIYLAYGQSNMSGQATVTSKDKETNPRFLVLRAANHSNQKVGEFYPAAPPMGHSESKVGIVDIFGRTMIENLPDSITVAVANVAIGGQSIDLFDKDRNKAYVQSAKNKGDTWWLKYYDEYGGDLYKRIVEMGKIAKQKGVIKGFLFHQGEADYQMNDWPKRVKKVYEDLIAALELDPEKTPILIGELATTAAGGDLGWRNTAVKEAADLIPNGHLISAAGCPALKEPNYTLHFTRDGYETFGKRYAEKMLELLKASEPAPDTTKKDSVVVSDSTVKDSVPSDSTNAIRSLPAVRAIHSHEPQLYFDAKEQSLFIRTERKGKVVRYRVTGKAAR